The window ccccctcccctccctgtctcGCCCAGCCCTGTTTCCCCGGGTCTCACTCTGTTCTAACTCCCTCTTCCCTAGGGGGTTGTATGTGTGTCTTATTTGATCTCCCCCTCAAATCTAAGAAACAGAATACCTGGCccttgaaatttaatttatattttcctttgggtttggtggggattttctttttttggaaacgCATTCCTTTTTCATCTCTCTCGACACtgtcccccactcccacctcagaAGGACAGATGGCCACTGGGAGAGTGACAGTCCCCATGTCTCTGTTGCACCTTGAGCACCCGCTCTCTCCTTCTGTGTGGACCCTTTGCTCAGAAACAAAATCTGGGGGACACACGCTCCCCCCACACACATCCTCACACACCCCCGTGCTGGCAGGAACATCCCGCCATCTTTCTGAGCATGGCCGTCCAGGCAGCGGGGATAAAAATATATCAGGATGGTTTGGAGGCTGCCTCTGTGGGAAGGGGAGCTGCAGCCGCGCCAGGCATCCGTCTGGGAGCCCAGGACGCTCATGTCCCCAGAGCGCTCTGTTTCTTAGAGCAGTATGCACTGCTAATGCCAGAAAACTCCCAAAAATCTCGCAGGGAAGAGGGCTGTAAATTCCTGGGCTGCAATGTTGTCAAATATTTCATTGAAGAACGTCATGGAAAATGCGTGCTTTCGGGTAAAAGGGCCAAGTGGAGGCGGCAAGCTCAGGCTGCAGCAGCGCACACaccagctgctttttttttttcttgaccaaAATATGAACCTCTCTCTAATGTACAGCTGACAGGGGAGATTAACTGCCAGGGCCTGGGTGCAGGGTAACCCCTGCCCCAGCTGCTCCCCAAACCTGGCCCTGGTGGTCTGCACAGGTGGGGTGCTGAGGGCATCTGGTAGGGCTGGGCAAGGCCAGGGGTGccgcctccctctccccctcacctTGGGATACCCTCATGCAGAGTCTCCAGGGGCCCTAGAATCTGGCTTGCTACTGACAAGAGGGGACAATGAGACTACCTTGGTTTGAAGTTTGCTTAGGTAGCAATGGGCACACGGGGGGACAGCGCCCCGAAGTGTGGGTGTGCAGCTCCAATCAGGAGCTTTCCCAAAGGCCCTGGCACACTCGGGCGTTGGGGACCCCCAGGATTCAGGGCCCCCTTCCGGTGCCCATTCTATACACATCTCTTGTCTCTGCATCTTCTCTGCGCCTAATGCAGACAGAGGGTCACCTCGTTCCCAGCTCACAGCCTCTCCAAGACCCATACAGAAGATGCCCCGTCCCCACATCTCCATCCCATTCCACGAACCGCCCACTCTCCCCAGCACGACAAAGCGAGGAAAAGTTGCTCCGACACCACAAAAACAAAGTGGGAGAGTCACTCTGCTTCCTCAGGACCTGAGATCAAAACAGACCCTGCCTCACAGGGCTACGGTGGGGGTTTCATCTGCTAGCAGTGACCTCAGGGTGCCTCTGAAGGGCACAGCCAGGCCTCGATAACCATCAGCTGGGTGACCACCGcgtctttatttttgtgttagaTCGCATGCAAACCTCCTGACAGCCTTCCATTCCCGTCGCCATGCTCTACTGTCCACACGCTGCCTGACGCCTGGGGAGACAGGGTGCCACCATGCAGACCCCTCTCCTTGCCATATGTGGTCCCCAGGATGCACGCCGCATCGCCTACAATCGCCCACGCTGTTCTGTGCCGCAGGCGTGGAATTGTGCGTATTTTACAAGGTTCGTGTAAACCCATACCATGTACAATATAACCCGTTCTATCACACACGCACCCTACAGCAGTCTGTGTAATGCTATATCATACGGTCTGCAGAGCCGACAATATTCTGGGTCTGGAATACATTATGTTGTACACACCCCCAGACTATACCCTATGTGTGACCTGCTATGCTCCACACGTTTAGAATGTCCTGTGTATGGAACACCTCACAGTGTGCACGAATATTCTGCATACACAATGTGCTATATTGTTCATATCTTAAAACACTCACTATGCACGCAGTCACTGCACCGGACCCACGTCTTAGAACGTTCAGCGTAGGAAATGTGTTCTGTTTGCATGCCTCACGCTATTCTGGGCGCACAGCCCTTATGCTGTGCACCCGCCTGACTCCTCAGTGCCTCTCTCGGTCCACAGTTCTTGCCCCTCTGGGCAATATCATGCATACTGGCATGCACGATATGTGTGCACATCTCGAGTGTGTAGAGAAATATCCTACTTATTTTGTGCACAGATCATTTTATAATCCGGGGGAGGGAGCACGCTCTGTCTCTTCCTGACCCTGACATTTCTCCGCCCAGTCCCCTGTCCCCAAAGCCACATCCTCAGCCACAAATGTCCCACCCTATCGGCCCCTCGGTTCTCCCTATCTACGCCCCCAGGCCAGGCGGCTTTCTGTACTGCCCAACGCCCACCTCAGGTCTAGGGCCCGGCCCGCCCTACCTTGTGTCGCCTTTGGACGTCGCCTGGAAGGAGTTGGAGGGAGCAGGGGCGAGGGAGGCGCAGGCCGGCGCTAATGCAGAgcaggggcggcggcggcgggcaggGCGGCTGCCCTCGCGGTGGGTGGTCGGCGGCCGCCCCTGCCCCCGCCTGCGCGGCCGGCCCGGGCACGATCGAGCTGGATCTGGTTCCCTGCTCGGGTTACGGCGGCGCGCTCTCTGCCGGGGCGGCTTCAGTTAAGCAATTAGCCAGTAAAAATACCTTGGGCTTGGGGAGTGGGAGACATCCAGGCGTGTCTGTTTTTACACCCCCCTCCCCGTTTTGGGATTCCTGGTGCCCGCGCGGAGGCGCAGATTTGCTGTGGGACGGGATGGGGTCTTCACGGATTTTTAAGTGAACACCGAAAAGCTGGCCCCCTCCCTCTCCGCGTTTGCTCCGTTCGCCCCTCCAGCTGGGCcccgggttttgctggttctgttGGACTGTCCACCTTTCCCTGCCGCCTTGTCCAAGGCTTCCGGAAGCCCTAAGAAATACATCCCACTATTCTCCCATTTTTTAGGTGAAGGTTGGCATGGTGATTAGAGCTAATAACACTGTATCATATAattgaatgttgctaagagagtagatcttaaatgttctcgcCACAGAAAAGAGATGGTAACTATGTGACGGGATGGAGGTGGCAGCTAACTCAATGGTGGAAATCCTTTTgaacatataaatgtatcaaaccaaTACATTGTACGCCTCGAACTTctacaatgttatgtgtcaattatatctcaataaagctggaaaaaaattaatcaacgAACAACCCCTTCCCCCCAAAAGAAACGAAGACACAAGGAGCTTATGCCACATCTCTGCACCGTGGAGGCTGTCAGCCTCCACGGTGACCGTGAGTCTGCGGGGAGAGGGTCTCTCTGCCTGGTCTCTGCTGGCCTGCACCCCGCGGCCCCAGGCTTCATCCCTGGTCCTGCCGTCAGTCCTGGGTTTGTATCCTGGCTCTGCAGGGTGACCTAGGACATGGGTAACCTTGCTGAGCCCCATCTGTAAAGGGACAGTAACGATGATCTGGTAGGGGCttctgtgaagattaaacaagcaTCTCTGGGGCGTTTAACCAGGGTCCTGGGTCCAAAGATGGGAGGTCATGGGCTCGTGGGTGGGCTCCAGGTGTTTGGTGAAGCCTTTAAAATTATTCCACAGATGTCGCAGGTGTGAGCCTTGCGGGGGATAGGATGTAATTTTCAACAGTTTATCAAAGGGATTCACGGCCCAGAGAAAGGTTAAGAACATCCAAGGGGGCGTTTGTAAGGCAATGACCAGTACATGGTGCGTGGCCAGCAAGTGAGAAGTCCTATTATCACTATCGTGtttgtggtggttgttatttTATCCCCGTCAGTTGTGGATGGGTCTCTCTGTGCCCTTGAACTTGGGAAGCCTGGGGTGTGTGGGGCGACAGAAGCTTTTCCAAACCCCACTCTCTCCACTCCTGGCCTGTAATGAGGCATCCGGTAAATGCAATGATGGTCTGTCCTTGGAGTTAGAGAGGAAATGTGGAGGGAGGTTCACCTGGCAGCCCTGGGTGACCCAGGCCAGGGCCtcactgggtctcagtttccccatccccAAAATGCAAGAGAGCTCTCGGGGCATCTTAAAAGCTGAGAGCATAGTCTCTGGGCCCGTGGGAAAGCCTCTGTGCTATGGCTGTGGTTTTTCCCAGAATTGAGGGGGGTCCCCTCCAAATTATAGAGCAGGAGCCgattccttctccctccctctcaggccCCCACCTCTACCTCCCCCCTCGGTGGGGATTAGGGGCTGGGGAGAGTCTCCATCTCCCACATGCCTGAGGCTCCGCggccactggctggccccctcTCCCTGGACCCGGTGACTGCTGTCCCTCCCCTGCAGAGTCTGGTTTGGTGTCAGAGCCTGAGGGGTAAGTGGAGGCCAGGTAGGGCCCCGACTTCACACTTCCTCCCCAGGAAGGTGGAAGCACCCTCACCCCACAACACACAGGAGCCCCCAAGGGGAGCGCGTGAGAGACATGATGTGCAGGAGGGAAGAAAACTGACCTGGGGGGTAGCCACAGATGGAACCTGCCGGCCGCTCCCTCCCAGCTGGGGAAGGCCTAAGAGGAAAGGCGGCCACTGGGAAAGGGGGCCCCCAACTTCACGGTCTACAGAGCCCCCCACTTTGGAGGGCTCCGTCGCGGGGGCGAGCGAGAGAACGGGAGCCATGACTGTCACTTTCTGGGAGCCGCGGGGGTAAGCGATGCTGCCCCCAGTTTAGCTCGGGAGCCGGGCTGCCTCCCCCGCTCGCCTCTCTTCTAAAGGCCAGATGTGCTCCCAGCAGCTGGCGGTAGCGACCCCTTCGCGGGAACTTCCCTCCCGGCGCCGCCGGGGCCTCCTAGCCTGCAGCTGCcgtttggcaaaaaaaaaaaaaaaaaaaaaaaaaagcgatggagggagagaatgtgagaaagtgtgtgtgcgtgtgcgctcGTGTGGAGCGGCCGTGCGTGCGACTGTGTGCGCGCGTGCGGCTGGCTGTGCGTGGGCGAACGCCCGGGGAAGGAGTGTGTGTCCTTAACCGAAAGTGTGCTCTCCGCGGTGGGCAGGCTGTGCGCTCGTGCGAGGGTTGGGGGCGCCTGAGCTGTGCGAGGGGTGTTCTCTGGGAAGATGTGCTCGAGGCCGTGCGCGGCGCTCGGGGTGTCTGGTCCGTGGACGCTGGCCGGACTGTGTAAAGTGGAGGTGGGTCCGCCAGCGCGCAACTACCTGCGTGAAGACACAACCACACACAAGGCAGTCACGTCCCACACTCGCTCTTTCCCCTAGGCCTGCCGGGCTCTCTGCGCGCGGAGCCGAGGCCCGGAGCGCCGGGCGGAAGCGCAGCGCGGAGAAGGTGACTGTCATCTGAGAGCGCGGCTCCACCGGGGAAGGCGGCGACCGCCCGGCAGGCTACGCAGGCGAGCCCCCCAGCTCCTCGCAAGGACGTGCCAGGCGCCCCGAAGGCGACCAGGCGTCTACCACCGACGCTGGAGGCGTCCGAGTGAGGAGAGGAGTCAGCGGGGGACGAGGAGGCCAGAGAAACCCGAGAGGCCGGTGGGCTTTGAAAAGCGCCGCGGGCCGCACTCCGAGCCCGGCACAAGCCTCTCGCCCCAGCTCGCGCCAGGACACGGCGTCCTGGCTCCTCGCGACGACCCTCGAAAACATCCCTCGGCTCCCTCCTCCCAACCCTGGGCCCTGGCCCGAGAGGCCGGCCGGGTGCCCCTCAGTCTACGCGCGAGCAGCACTCACCTGGGTCCCTGCGCACCGCGTTGCGCCCGGCTCCAGCGCCGTCCTGCGCTCGGCGCCCCTGTACCCCCTCCCCGGTCCTAGCCCGAACCCCAGCGCTGCGAGGTTGGCGGGGGAAGGCGTGCGTGGAAGCCCCTGCTGCGGGCAGCCAGGCGCGCGAGGGCCACCCAGGCCCGCGCTCTCCGCCCGCGCAGACTGCTTTCCGGAACCTGGCCGGGCGCGCAGTGTCAGAGGCCCCCGCGGCGGCGGCAGGCCGAGCCCACAGGGGCATTAGGCCAACTCCCCCCGCGCACGCGGAattctctattattattattaaagaaccCCCCAGAACGTGTTTACGTTGAACCGTATAAACTTCCTGCCAGGGCCTTTACCATCTACGAGAAATCAGAACCTGCTCTCGGAAAGTGGGGACACCGGGGCTCCGGGGCCAAATAGGCGGGTTTTCAGTGTGTGTATGGGGGAGGGGGTCAACTGGGTTACTTGTGGGCTCGGATCCGAGCGTGGCTAGAGTACACGTGAGTGAGGGTAGGCGCGAATTTACGCTCCTGTGGACCTactgtgtgtgagtgagtgagcgCATTAGTGGGCGCGCACACGCCTGAGCACTGTGTATGCGTGAGTGGGAAGGCACGCTTGGGTGCGAGTTTGCACATCTGAGTCTGCGTAATTTACCGGGTTTGCATGTGCATCAGTGCATgcgcgtgtgtgcatgcatacacgAATGCACGGGTGAGTGAATGAGCGGGGCCGCTTGTTCGGGGAGCCTGTGCGGTTTTGGTCCCCGCAGGGCCAGCTGCTCTCACTCGCTCCCGACCGGCCCGCGGCGCTGGAGATAAAGCGGCAGCGACCCGCCCAGCGCTTTCGTTTTCCGCCCGCGCTCGGCTCCGGCGGCCGCCCGCCTGCTCGCGCGCTGCTGGGCGAGTCCGAAAAGTCCCAGGCGCGGCGCAGTCCTTCCCGGGGCGGGGAGAATGGGTAGGCGGTCCCTCGCGGGAACAGACGCCCGCTGGCCGCGGGGACCCGTAGCCGAGTTGGCTGTGCCCGCGATGGCCAGGACCCggaggccgccgccgccgccgccgcagttGCGATTTGCCACCGGGCTGTATGTGTCGGGGAAGGCCAGGGACCCGGGGTGCGTTTCCCTCCGCGCCGCCCGAGCAGGGAAGGCGGGGGCCTGCGCGCAGCGGGGCTGAACCGCGGGCCGAGGGCGCTTTAACACTTGCTCGCCAGGTTGGTGGAGGCGGGGCGGGTTCTGCAGGCGGTCGCTGGGCGGCGAGGGTGGGGGCCCTTTAAGCGCCCACCAACGCGGGGGCcggaggggggcagggaggggagggaactCCTGGAGGGTCTTACGCCGGCCCGCGAGACGCTGCCGAGAAGAGATGCAGAGAGGGCGGCCCCGGCTGGAGTCCTAGAGCCGAGCGCCGCGGGTGGCGGGGACCTAGCGCTGCTCCCCGCGGGGGCGCACGGCCGCAGGCCCTGGAGGTGGTGCCTCCCCCAAGAAACCGGTGGGGGGGCTTCCTCGCGGCCTCCGCTCGGGCTGCCAAGGCGCTGCTCTCAGCCTCCGCTCGGCTCCTTCCCTTGTGGGAGGgcgagagggaaagagggaggagagagaggtgggggaggagggagctggagagagggggACTCTGCGCCAACCGCCGGCGGATCCAGCAGCTCCTCGAGGAGGACGCGCGGGCGGGGGAGGGCGCGCCGAGGCTCGCTCGGGAGAAGTGGCCGCCGATGACGGCAGAGGTGCAGCCAGCCCCGCGCgcgcagccccctccccctcgccctcctccccctcctcctcctcttcctcctcctcctcctcctcccggctCGTCCGCGGCGCAGagcagcggcggcagcggcggcggcggcagcagccaCCCGATGTCTTCGGCGCCCGAGAAGCAGCAGCCACCGCACGGCGGCGGCGTTGGCGGCGGCGGGGGAGGCGGCGCGGCCATGGACCCCGCGTCGTCCGGCCCGTCCAAGGCCAAGAAGACGAACGCCGGCATCCGGCGCCCCGAGAAGCCTCCCTACTCGTACATCGCGCTCATCGTTATGGCCATCCAGAGCTCGCCCACCAAGCGCCTGACGCTCAGCGAGATCTACCAGTTCCTGCAGAGCCGCTTCCCCTTCTTCCGCGGCTCCTACCAGGGCTGGAAGAACTCGGTGCGCCACAACCTCTCGCTCAACGAGTGCTTCATCAAGCTGCCCAAGGGCCTCGGGCGGCCGGGCAAGGGCCACTACTGGACCATCGACCCGGCCAGCGAGTTCATGTTCGAGGAGGGCTCCTTTCGGCGGCGGCCGCGCGGCTTCCGAAGGAAATGCCAGGCGCTCAAGCCCATGTACACCATGATGAACGGGCTGGGCTTCAACCACCTCCCCGACACCTACGGCTTCCAGAGCTCGGCCGGCGGCCTCTCCTGCCCGCCCAACAGCCTGGCGCTCGAGGGCGGCCTGGGCATGATGAACGGCCACTTGCCGGGCAACGTGGACGGCATGGCTTTGCCCAGCCACTCGGTGCCCCACCTGCCCGCCAACGGTGGCCACTCGTACATGGGCAGCTGCGGCGGCGCGGCGGCCGGCGAGTATCCGCACCACGACAGCTCGGTTCCCGCCTCCCCGCTGCTGCCCGCCGCCGCCGGAGGGGTCATGGAGCCGCACGCCGTCTACTCGGGCTCCCCGGCCGCCTGGCCGCCCTCGGCCTCGGCGGCGGCGCTCAACAGCGGCGCGTCCTACATCAAGCAGCAGCCCCTGTCCCCTTGCAACCCCGCGGCTAACCCCCTGTCCGGCAGCCTCTCCACGCACTCCCTGGACCAGCCGTATCTGCACCAGAACAGCCACAACGCCCCAGCTGAGCTGCAAGGTGAGTGGGGGAGCCACTGTCCCAGCCCCGGGGGGACGGGACATCTGTGAGCACTCTGGCAACCCCAGACGCCCAAGCCCTGACCGCCCTGGGCAACAGCCGGCACCACTTCTGTTGGGTGCCAACGCCAACGCTCTGGGCAGGCATCTGCGCTCCAGGTTGTCCCTCTGCCCCACCTCACCCCCTTTGAGGGGTGAATGCAGCTTGGGGCCCCCAGTCTGGGCCAAAGtctccttatttctctttttctgtttcaactGCCGGCTGCGGGCGGCCCAGAGCCTGGCCAGGTAGGCCTCATTCTCCCCAAAATGTCTCCAACCGCAATATTCTACATCCCTTCCAGTTCCTTAGCCCCCTCACGCCTCAACAAGTCCCCAGGATGGAGCTgggaccccagcccaggccagctgGCTCACCCTCCCAGGGAGGTCACCCAGAAAGCTGCCGGGAGCGCCACCTCTGCTCCGGCCTGGGCAGGGCGGCTGAGTTAGGCCCAAGGCCGCCTGGCCCAGCACTTGGACCCCCACGCCGGCCTTTCAGGGGACCAGGTCTGGCTGTGCCAGCCTGGAGTCAGGGACACTTTGTGGCGACGGGAAGAGGGGTGCCGTGGCCAGGCCCAGAGGAGGCTCTGAGTGGCAGGCCCCACAGACTCTTTGTTTCTCAGGATCCAGGTTTTCGGGTCCCCGGGTCCCACCCCATCCTCTGAGAAAGAAGATTCACGACCATCTCGGCTCCTGAGCTCTCCATCTCAGCACCCGCCAGCAGCCCTCGGGGCCTAGTTCTGGAAAGAGCGTGCGGGGAGCTAAGCAGGGCCTGTCGCGGGCAGCTGTCAGCAGCCTGCgggaggcaggagccaggctggAGGCCGAGGGCTGCCTCTCCTCAGGGGTCGCCCTGCTGGGGCTGCTTCAAACTCCTGGCCTCCATCTGCCCTGTCCTCCTGGAGGCAGCCCTCATCCTGGACGGTCCCGCCGCTTCCCTGCTCCGGGTACGGCCTCGGCTGCACCGGGGCCTCCGCAACCTTTGGAGCTGGGAGGCGGCTGCCTGGCGGCTGGGTGCAGGCCGGGCTGCCTTTGGGGGGGAGGCCGCCGGAGCCCTCGCTGGCGTCTGCCGGTCCGCTTTGGCCCCTCATAGCTTCCCCTGCGGCCTCCAGAAGCCCCCAGGGCTGGGTGGGTGTCCCAGGCGAGAGAGGCTGAGGCAGCGGGTGCTCTGGGGAGCAGGGATCGTCACTGGTGTCCCGGAGCCGTCAGTCCCTTGGGGCGCACAGGCGAGGGCCGAGCCCCGGGGCTGCCTGGTCCCGACCCAGGGCCGGGCACGGCCAGAGGGCGGGCGCCCGGGCCCTGCGCCTCAGCGGGGCTGGCCTGCCTGTGCGCCCCGCCGGCCGTGCTGCTTCGCCGCCTTGAATCTGGCCCCAGACGCTAACTCTTGACTCCCCCACCCCTCTTGTCGCCTCGCCTTGCAGGCATCCCGCGGTATCACTCTCAGTCGCCCAGCATGTGTGACCGAAAGGAGTTCGTCTTCTCTTTCAACACCATGGCGTCCTCGTCCATGCACTCGGCCGGCGGCGGCTCCTACTACCACCAGCAGGTCACCTACCAAGACATCAAGCCCTGCGTGATGTGAGGCCGCGGGCGCTCCCGGCTCGGGCGCCCGCGCGGGGACCTCGGACCCATCGCCAGAAACTGCTTTATTCTCGAGGTATAACCGTCGGCAGAAGAAAAGGGTTTGACCCCTCCCCAACCGGATTATTCGGAAAGCGGTCCCCAAGGCAAAGACCCAGCGCGGTGGTCGGCACCTCCTCCCCCACGCcctcaaaaattcaaaaaatggTGGCGGCGGGGCCTGATCTGACTGCAGCTGTTggtaaataaatatctatttttgaCCCAATTGGAACCGACTGAGAAGGTGCTGCGTTGGGGAAACCCTCACCATCTACACAAGATTCTGCTGCGgtctccccccctccccaccgAAGGCCAAAGTGGGGAGGTTTATAGGAAAAAGGCAAGCATGTGAGACCGTCATTatcaaatactttattttttggttgagtatttatctttttatttttaattttttttttggaaagaatgtCTTGGAACGCGCAAGTCTCCTTTTAGAGCCGTCTTTGCAGGGAAGGGGGGGCACGAGACACCTCGCTCCCCCCCCACCTCAGAAGTCCTCCGTGACCACAGGTGGATCTTTGTGCAAACAACTTGCATTTCTGAAGCCACTGTTCgtcttaaaaaagaaaccagaaggaGCCCAGAAGCGGGCGGCCCTCGGGCCTCTGCCGTCCCCCTCcgccttcctctcctgccttctcttcagTCTTTCTGGTTTTGTTTCGAATTTTCTTTGGACTTTCTTGGTGGGTTATTCCTCCGGAGCCCCGGCTGCCTCCCCATCTCTACTGTAAACCTTCCGGGGCGAGAGCGAGGCGAGCAGGGCGCCCGCCGCGGGGACTGGGCAGGCCCGGCGCATGGAGTCAGCGTCGCGGGAGCAGGAAGGTTAAGGCACTTTTAAAACTCTAGCAAGGCTCATCCTgttatttattctactttctttcccTAATAATCGAAACACCGCATAGGCTCCTCCGTTTATCAGTATTAATGGTGTAACTTTGTTGGCAATATTTGCcgagtagaattttttttttagatatccATTGTAAATTTGAAACAAAGTCCGATCTGTGTAAAAACAAATTTccatatgttttatataaatatatatataaaatgaaggaCTACCCCCCCTTTTTTTGGTATTTTGGCTGCTGGGGTGCAGCGTTTGTGACAcgtattttaaatttccttctgcACTGTATAAAATGACAATTTGAGGATGTTTtgcctttgtgtattttttcctaaaaaaaaagaacaaaaataaaaatgtataacattTGTATCTGGCCTTTAACATTGTATCAACTAGAAATAAAATCGCATGAGCATCTGATGGGGACTGGGTTTGCCCAATATCTTCCAAACTCCAAAGTGTAGACAGAAACCGCCTGGGACCTccggacttttttctttttttggtatttaaaatatgggtgattcttaatactttttttctttttcttttttatttgttggcTAACGCTCCTCTTTTCACTCTTCATTTCACATTGAAGTGAAATGTGGACAAGAGTAACAATTTTTCTTGGcttctgttttttaagaaaagcCCTCCATCCCTCTGAATGTCATTGCTcgttttaaagaaataatcaaacgtttaaagaaaaactgtagTCCTCCTTCCCGCAGGGAAAACCGtatctatgtaaaaaaaaatatataaatatatacaaattatttttttttaccttttttgccACTCCAAGACCAACGAGCGTTTTACTTTGTTTCAGACTTTACCGTTCCCATGTTCTAGCTTTTATAAATGATGAAAGGACTTTAAGTTTTGtggtgttctgttttgttttgttggtgctCGACGCGTGGTTTCCCCCGCTGGAGAGGAGACTAC of the Equus quagga isolate Etosha38 chromosome 13, UCLA_HA_Equagga_1.0, whole genome shotgun sequence genome contains:
- the FOXF1 gene encoding forkhead box protein F1, whose protein sequence is MTAEVQPAPRAQPPPPRPPPPPPPLPPPPPPPGSSAAQSSGGSGGGGSSHPMSSAPEKQQPPHGGGVGGGGGGGAAMDPASSGPSKAKKTNAGIRRPEKPPYSYIALIVMAIQSSPTKRLTLSEIYQFLQSRFPFFRGSYQGWKNSVRHNLSLNECFIKLPKGLGRPGKGHYWTIDPASEFMFEEGSFRRRPRGFRRKCQALKPMYTMMNGLGFNHLPDTYGFQSSAGGLSCPPNSLALEGGLGMMNGHLPGNVDGMALPSHSVPHLPANGGHSYMGSCGGAAAGEYPHHDSSVPASPLLPAAAGGVMEPHAVYSGSPAAWPPSASAAALNSGASYIKQQPLSPCNPAANPLSGSLSTHSLDQPYLHQNSHNAPAELQGIPRYHSQSPSMCDRKEFVFSFNTMASSSMHSAGGGSYYHQQVTYQDIKPCVM